A single genomic interval of Prochlorococcus marinus XMU1406 harbors:
- a CDS encoding NADPH-dependent FMN reductase yields MTESKDLIIITASCGKNLELSEKFLEKSNELKISSEILDLTTLDIPLFNPRIHSKDNIPVVIEELKKKLFAIEKWVICAPEYNGSIPPILSNFIAWLSISGDDFRNLFNGQPIAIATFSGGVGLELLTSLRIQLVHLGSQVLGRQLLSSYSKPIDTKTIEDIIQRLLQMKKIKT; encoded by the coding sequence ATGACTGAATCAAAAGATCTTATAATCATTACTGCTAGTTGTGGAAAAAATCTAGAACTTTCTGAAAAATTCCTTGAAAAAAGTAATGAACTGAAAATAAGTTCTGAGATATTAGATCTTACGACTCTTGATATTCCGTTATTTAATCCAAGAATTCACAGCAAAGATAATATCCCAGTTGTAATAGAAGAATTAAAAAAAAAGCTTTTCGCAATAGAAAAGTGGGTGATTTGTGCTCCTGAATATAATGGATCTATTCCCCCTATTCTCTCAAACTTTATAGCTTGGTTATCTATTTCAGGAGATGACTTTAGGAATTTATTTAATGGTCAACCAATCGCAATTGCTACATTCTCTGGTGGAGTAGGTTTAGAGCTACTCACCTCATTACGCATTCAATTAGTGCATTTAGGAAGTCAGGTATTAGGAAGACAACTTTTGTCCTCATATAGTAAACCAATAGATACAAAAACTATTGAAGATATTATTCAAAGACTTCTACAAATGAAAAAAATAAAAACATAA
- the mrdA gene encoding penicillin-binding protein 2, translating to MIKTSPNKKLISIKRQSLVLLIFSSISFLLILFRLIFLQLLNYESFKKMSDENRIRLIASQPIRGRILDKNGYVLADSRVKYSLIIKPQSVNKTNWERHKSSISNLLNIESNEIQKKYSDGLKNQKLSVTILDDLNVDQLIKFKENEGDLISFEIATKLIRYYPYKSLAAHVIGYTQPITESEYKFLSKKGYKLNDLIGRTGIEYVYEDFIRGEWGGEMVEVNSLGKFQRSLGIRPPVQGNDIELTIDLNLQLVAEKVLQDKKAGAIIVMDPRDGAIRAMVSKPNFDLNFFSKDFKPEKEYNNIFNSPEKPLFNRALNAYDPGSVWKIVTALAGLESGKFPRDTMLDTKPCITYGSQCFREHNDLGFGVIGYEDALRVSSNTFFYQVGYGVGVDEIHKISRKLGFNSLSGIEISEQENIGLVASSEWAKEGRGWGQPGRTPWVPEDIASMSIGQMVVQVTPIQIARAYSAIANGGYLVTPYLTQKYRESLPDKSRIKLDIDPKHIQLLKNGLRKVVESGTGVGINTGVTNMPPVSGKTGTAEDWKTGLDHAWFVCFTPSEASELLVVAFAQNTPGGGSVHALPMAKEILKVWNKNN from the coding sequence TTGATAAAAACAAGTCCTAATAAAAAACTTATTTCAATAAAGAGACAATCTTTAGTCTTACTTATTTTTTCTTCTATTTCGTTTCTATTGATTCTATTTAGGTTAATTTTTTTACAACTTTTAAATTATGAATCTTTTAAGAAGATGTCAGATGAGAATAGGATCAGACTTATTGCTTCACAGCCAATACGCGGAAGAATACTAGATAAAAATGGTTATGTTTTAGCAGATAGTAGAGTTAAATATTCTTTGATAATAAAGCCTCAATCTGTTAATAAAACCAATTGGGAAAGACATAAATCAAGTATTTCTAACTTGTTAAATATTGAAAGTAATGAAATTCAAAAAAAATATTCTGATGGTCTAAAAAATCAAAAACTTTCAGTAACTATTCTTGATGATTTAAATGTAGATCAATTAATAAAATTCAAGGAAAATGAAGGTGATTTAATTAGTTTTGAAATAGCTACCAAATTAATTAGATATTATCCTTATAAATCCCTTGCTGCCCATGTAATTGGTTATACTCAGCCAATTACTGAATCAGAATATAAATTCTTATCTAAGAAAGGTTATAAATTAAATGACTTAATAGGAAGAACAGGAATTGAATATGTTTACGAAGATTTTATAAGAGGGGAATGGGGTGGAGAAATGGTTGAAGTAAATTCATTAGGAAAATTTCAAAGATCATTGGGTATAAGACCTCCAGTACAAGGGAATGATATTGAATTAACAATAGACCTTAATCTGCAATTAGTTGCTGAGAAAGTTCTTCAAGATAAAAAAGCTGGAGCGATAATAGTAATGGATCCAAGAGATGGTGCAATAAGAGCGATGGTAAGTAAGCCTAATTTTGATTTGAATTTTTTTTCAAAGGATTTTAAGCCTGAAAAGGAATACAATAATATCTTTAATTCTCCTGAAAAACCTCTTTTTAATAGAGCATTAAATGCTTATGATCCAGGAAGTGTTTGGAAAATTGTAACAGCATTAGCGGGCTTGGAAAGTGGAAAATTTCCTAGAGATACAATGTTAGATACCAAACCATGTATAACTTATGGGAGTCAATGCTTTAGAGAGCATAATGATTTAGGCTTTGGAGTAATAGGTTATGAAGATGCTTTAAGAGTTTCTAGTAATACATTTTTTTATCAGGTAGGTTATGGAGTAGGAGTTGATGAAATTCATAAGATCTCCCGAAAGCTTGGTTTTAATTCTTTATCTGGAATTGAAATTTCTGAACAAGAAAATATAGGATTAGTAGCTAGTAGTGAATGGGCTAAAGAAGGTAGAGGATGGGGGCAGCCAGGAAGAACTCCTTGGGTTCCAGAAGATATTGCGAGTATGTCTATTGGGCAAATGGTTGTTCAAGTAACTCCAATTCAAATTGCTAGAGCATATTCAGCGATTGCTAATGGAGGTTATTTAGTAACTCCTTATTTAACTCAAAAATATAGAGAATCTTTGCCTGATAAATCAAGAATTAAACTTGATATTGATCCAAAGCATATCCAGTTATTAAAAAATGGTTTACGAAAAGTTGTTGAATCTGGAACAGGTGTAGGAATTAATACTGGAGTCACTAATATGCCCCCAGTCTCTGGTAAAACGGGAACCGCTGAAGATTGGAAGACTGGTTTGGACCATGCTTGGTTTGTATGCTTTACTCCATCAGAGGCAAGTGAACTTCTAGTTGTCGCTTTTGCCCAAAATACACCAGGTGGAGGGTCAGTTCATGCACTTCCTATGGCGAAAGAAATTCTAAAAGTTTGGAATAAAAATAATTGA
- a CDS encoding diflavin flavoprotein, translating to MIASAQTSNSKLAQINNKLTVQSQNFTDDSCAIRSLDWDRSRFDIEFGLRNGTTYNSFIIKGEKIAIIDTSHAKFEELWFEELLKKVNPQEIDYLITSHTEPDHSGLIGNLLELNQNITVVGSKLALKFIEDQIHIPFKHLEVKSGEFLNLGTNPNSGLEHNIEFISAPNLHWPDTIFSYDHSTHVLYTCDAFGLHYCSDEFFDTDQKKIYDDFRFYYDCLMGPNARSVLQAIKRIDKLPELKTIAVGHGPLLHNQVNFWKGKYLEWSSNKSKGNDFVSVCYISDYGYCDRLSQAISHGISKADAQVQLIDLRSSDPQELTSLISESKAVVIPTWPVDSDNELKESLGTLFAGLKPKQFTAVYDAFGGNDEPIDSLANKLRELGQKEAFSPLRVKNIPDPIVYQQFEEAGTDLGQLINKKKNIASMKSLDSNLDKALGRLSGGLYVVTASQGEGSTFRQSAMVASWVSQASFSPPGITVAVAKDRAIESYMQVGKGFVVNILREDNYQKMFRHFLKRFAPGADRFADVDVISNIAEGGPVLSDSLAFLDCKVSSRLETPDHWIIYGIVENGNVSDLSCKTAVHHRKVANHY from the coding sequence ATGATAGCCTCTGCCCAGACAAGTAATTCTAAATTGGCACAAATAAATAACAAGTTGACAGTACAATCTCAAAACTTTACTGATGATTCTTGTGCCATAAGATCTCTGGATTGGGATCGCAGTAGATTTGATATTGAATTTGGTCTAAGAAATGGAACTACTTACAATAGTTTTATTATTAAAGGCGAAAAAATAGCAATTATTGATACTAGTCATGCAAAGTTCGAAGAATTATGGTTTGAAGAATTACTGAAAAAGGTAAATCCGCAAGAGATTGATTATCTAATTACAAGCCATACAGAACCTGATCATTCTGGTTTAATAGGTAATCTTTTAGAGTTAAACCAAAATATCACAGTAGTTGGATCAAAATTAGCCCTTAAATTTATTGAAGACCAAATTCATATTCCCTTTAAGCATTTAGAGGTTAAGAGTGGAGAGTTTTTAAATCTAGGAACTAATCCTAATAGCGGTTTAGAACATAATATTGAATTTATAAGTGCACCAAATTTACATTGGCCAGATACCATATTTTCATATGATCACAGCACACATGTTCTTTATACATGCGATGCATTTGGACTTCATTATTGCTCTGACGAATTTTTTGACACTGATCAAAAAAAAATATACGATGATTTCCGTTTTTATTACGATTGCCTTATGGGTCCAAACGCTAGAAGCGTTCTGCAGGCAATTAAAAGAATAGATAAGCTACCTGAATTAAAAACAATAGCTGTTGGTCATGGGCCTTTGCTCCATAATCAGGTCAATTTTTGGAAAGGAAAATATCTCGAATGGAGTAGCAATAAAAGCAAAGGTAATGATTTTGTCTCAGTTTGCTATATCAGCGACTATGGTTATTGTGATCGACTAAGTCAAGCGATATCTCATGGAATAAGTAAAGCGGATGCACAGGTTCAATTAATTGATTTAAGATCTTCTGACCCGCAAGAATTAACAAGTTTGATTTCCGAATCAAAAGCAGTAGTCATTCCTACATGGCCAGTAGACTCAGATAATGAATTAAAAGAATCTCTCGGTACTTTATTTGCAGGACTAAAACCGAAACAATTTACTGCTGTCTATGATGCATTTGGTGGAAATGATGAACCAATAGATTCCTTAGCAAATAAATTAAGAGAACTTGGTCAAAAAGAAGCTTTTTCCCCTTTAAGAGTTAAAAATATCCCAGATCCCATTGTTTATCAACAATTCGAAGAAGCTGGAACTGACTTGGGTCAATTGATCAATAAAAAGAAGAATATAGCCTCTATGAAGAGCCTTGATTCAAATTTAGATAAAGCGTTAGGTAGATTAAGTGGAGGATTATATGTAGTTACAGCGAGCCAAGGGGAAGGCTCGACATTTAGACAAAGTGCAATGGTTGCTAGTTGGGTTAGTCAAGCAAGCTTTTCTCCACCAGGTATTACAGTTGCAGTGGCAAAAGATAGGGCTATTGAATCATATATGCAAGTTGGGAAAGGTTTTGTAGTGAATATCTTGAGAGAAGATAACTATCAAAAAATGTTCAGACATTTTTTAAAGAGATTTGCCCCTGGAGCTGATAGATTTGCAGATGTAGATGTAATTAGCAACATAGCTGAAGGAGGACCAGTTCTCTCAGATTCACTCGCCTTTTTAGATTGTAAAGTTAGTTCCAGACTGGAGACTCCAGACCATTGGATAATATATGGAATTGTTGAAAATGGTAATGTTTCTGATTTATCATGTAAGACAGCAGTTCATCACAGAAAAGTTGCTAATCACTATTAG
- a CDS encoding diflavin flavoprotein → MSDINIGLLAKNQNFSEFEITENFSCVRFLDQNKERFELEFNLEKGTSFNTFFIRSHEELFIIHPPEKQYLNSFSKVISRFCDEFRLDKINFISGHINPQIIETLKNISTQFQNTTITCSNPGYKLISELWNQRNPTLDNFIEIQLPGINIIKKELNLELDNISLELIPIPTARWPGGLIIYERNQEILISEKIFSAHIASKYWSETNRVSTEIDRKHFYDCLMAPMSNQVVSITEKIADYDIKTIAPLHGPAIEYSLKSFLNDYIRWGENLSTNNPKIALIYASAYGNTASIGDALAKGINRTSVEVESINCEFTPNDVLIKSIQNADGYLIGSPTLGGHAPTPIVSALGTLLAEGNRDKPVGIFGSFGWSGEAIDLLETKLKDGGFKFSFDPIRIKFSPNKPKIKELEEIGTHFGRKILKKVKTKPRKSDTGMITSKTNPKLQALGRVIGSLCVLTASKGKDENNIKGAMLASWVSQASFSPPGLSIAVAKDRSVESLLQIGDSFALNILSEKDFKEPLKRFTKPFAPGEDRFEGLNIELTPNEQIIIPESLAWLDASVKERMECGDHWVIYAEVLHGNILKSDSLTAVHHRKTGASY, encoded by the coding sequence ATGTCAGATATTAATATAGGCTTACTTGCAAAAAATCAAAACTTTTCAGAATTTGAAATTACCGAAAATTTTTCTTGCGTAAGATTCTTAGATCAAAATAAAGAAAGATTTGAACTTGAATTTAACCTTGAAAAAGGAACCTCTTTTAATACTTTCTTCATTAGAAGTCATGAGGAACTTTTTATTATTCATCCACCTGAAAAACAATATTTAAATTCATTTAGTAAAGTAATTTCTAGGTTTTGCGATGAATTTAGATTAGATAAAATCAACTTCATTTCTGGCCATATTAATCCCCAAATTATTGAAACTTTAAAAAATATAAGTACCCAATTTCAAAACACAACTATTACTTGCTCTAATCCAGGTTATAAACTTATTAGCGAACTTTGGAATCAAAGAAATCCTACCTTAGATAACTTTATTGAAATTCAATTACCTGGAATAAACATAATTAAAAAAGAACTTAATTTAGAATTAGACAACATTTCACTAGAGTTAATTCCTATTCCAACAGCACGTTGGCCTGGTGGCCTGATAATTTATGAACGTAATCAAGAAATACTTATTAGTGAAAAAATTTTCTCTGCACACATTGCATCTAAATATTGGTCTGAAACAAATCGAGTTAGTACAGAAATTGATAGGAAACATTTTTATGATTGCTTGATGGCACCAATGTCTAATCAAGTAGTATCAATAACTGAAAAAATTGCAGATTATGACATTAAAACTATTGCGCCATTACACGGACCCGCGATCGAATATAGCTTAAAAAGCTTTTTGAATGACTACATTAGATGGGGAGAGAATCTCTCAACAAATAATCCTAAGATCGCTCTGATATATGCTAGTGCATATGGAAATACAGCCTCAATAGGTGATGCATTAGCTAAAGGGATAAATAGAACCTCAGTAGAAGTTGAAAGTATTAATTGTGAATTTACACCTAATGATGTACTTATAAAATCTATCCAAAATGCTGATGGATATTTAATAGGCTCTCCCACATTGGGTGGTCACGCACCAACTCCAATAGTTAGTGCACTAGGAACATTGTTAGCAGAGGGCAATAGAGATAAGCCAGTGGGAATTTTTGGCAGTTTTGGCTGGAGCGGCGAAGCTATAGATTTACTTGAAACAAAATTAAAAGACGGTGGTTTTAAGTTTAGTTTTGACCCTATAAGAATTAAATTCAGTCCAAATAAACCAAAGATTAAAGAGCTAGAAGAAATAGGAACTCATTTTGGAAGAAAAATTTTAAAAAAAGTAAAAACAAAACCTAGAAAGTCTGATACTGGAATGATTACAAGCAAAACGAATCCAAAGCTACAAGCTCTTGGAAGAGTAATTGGCTCACTCTGCGTTCTAACTGCCTCTAAGGGCAAAGATGAGAATAATATTAAAGGAGCTATGCTTGCATCCTGGGTTAGTCAAGCAAGTTTTTCTCCTCCGGGGTTAAGTATTGCAGTAGCAAAAGATAGATCGGTAGAGTCTCTCCTGCAAATAGGAGATTCATTCGCATTAAATATTCTTAGTGAAAAAGATTTTAAAGAACCTTTGAAAAGATTCACAAAACCCTTTGCGCCAGGCGAAGATAGATTTGAAGGTTTAAATATTGAATTAACTCCTAATGAACAAATAATCATTCCTGAATCTTTAGCGTGGTTAGACGCTTCAGTAAAAGAGAGAATGGAATGTGGAGATCATTGGGTAATATACGCTGAAGTACTACACGGTAATATACTAAAATCCGATAGTCTGACAGCAGTTCATCACCGTAAAACTGGTGCTAGCTATTAA